CATCACAAAAACCCGGTATTACGGTGGCAGGTCCAATATTCAAGGCAAACGGACAGTTACAGAGCATTGTCGGTGTGGATATTGAAATTGATGACCTGTCCACCTTCATCAGCCAACTTCGGATCGGTAAGCATGGCCGTGCGTTTATGCTTAATAATAACGGAGATGTGGTGGCATTTCCCGATATTTCAAAAATTAAACAGGTTGAAAGTACCGAGGCCCACCATTTCAGAATGGTTAAAATTGATGAATTGGACGATGAACTAAGCCGTTCTGCCTTTCACGCCATCCAGTGGCAGAGAACAGAGGCCGGGCTGCTGAAACTCGACCACTCCCAGTTTGCCAAATTCACCCATAACGGAGACGTGTACAATACCATGTTCACCCAGTTTGCCGATTCACACTGGCCCTGGATGATCGGCGTGTATATCCCGGAAAATGACTACCTTGGAGCACTCAAAGAAAATCGATTGCTTAATATCTGGATTACCCTGGCATTTTCCGTGATTGCTACCCTGGTGGGTTTACAGTTGTTTCGCAGCATCACACGGCCTTTGATGGGGCTGGAGAAAGAGGCGCTTGCCATCAAGCAGCATGACTTGTCCGCGAATTTTAATACCCGTTCCATCTTCAAAGAGATAAATGAAACGGCTGCCGCTTTTTTACAGATGAAGGACTCTCTGCGAACCAGTGAAAAAAAATATCGTCTGATTTTTGAAAACATTCAAGACATCTATTTTGAATGCACCATTGAAGGGCAAATTTTAGAAATAAGCCCCTCTGTAGAGGGCTTGATGCAGCGGGATCGCAAGGACATTATCGGTATTAATCTCACTCAGTTCTATAAAAATGCCGATGATTACCAACGCTTTTTATCCAAAATATTTGATGAAAAGTCTGTGAGTGATTGGGAAGTTACCTTGGAAAACGAACAAGGTGAAATTGCCTATGGATCGGTCTCGGCCACCTTAAAACGCAATGAGGACGGTGATGCGGAAAAAATTATCGGTTCGTTGCGTATCATTACCGATAGAAAAAAAGCAGAGCTTAAACTGCGCCGTTACCAGGATCAACTAGAGGACCTTGTGGCAGAACGCACACTGGATTTGCAAAAGAGCAATGAACAACTGCGCAATGAAATTGAAGCGCGCAAAGAAAAAGAAGAGGCGCTTAGACGCAGTGAAGAAAAATACCGGTCCATCATAGAGAATACCAACAACGGCTATTACGAAGTGGATCTTAAGGGGCGGTTGACCTTTTTCAACGATTCCCTGGCGGTCATCCTTGGATATTCAATCCAAGAGCTTCAAGGAATGGATTACTCTATATTGCTGGATGCAGAAAGCTCACGCACAGAACCTGAAACATATTCTGATACCTATCGATCCGGCGTGAACGGGAATCTGTCCCGTCTGACAATTTTCCGTAAAGACGGTGATGAGCGGACTGTGGATGTGTCAACCGCCCCCATTCTCGATAATAACGGTGAAAAGATCGGTTATCGCGGCGTTGTCCTGGATATCAGTGAACGGCTGAATGCCGAAGCTGAAAAGAAAGCGTTTCAAGAGCGGCTGCATCAGGTCCAGCGACTGGAGGGGATCGGAACCCTTGCCGGCGGTGTGGCCCACGACTTCAATAATCTGTTGATGGGTATTCAGGGTAATATTTCATTGATGATGCTCAAAACCCGCCCGTCTGAGTATCATTACAAAAAATTAAAAAGTATCGAATCCTGCGTGAGCTCCGGCACTAAGTTAACCCAGCAACTGCTCGGATTTGCACGGGGCGGCAAATACATGGCCAAGTCTTTGGATTTTAATCAGGTTGTCATGGATACCGCCCGTATGTTCGGCCGCACGCGCAAAGAGATCCAGATCCAGGAAAATATAGAGCACGGGTTGTGGGCAATCGTCGCTGATAAAAATCAGATTGAGCAGGTTCTGCTCAATATTTACATTAACGCATGGCAAGCCATGCCCAACGGCGGTACTGTTGTCATCGATGCCAAAAATATGGTTCTGGATGCCGTTCTATCCAAGGCGTTGGATATTCAGCCCGGACGATATGTATGCGTTTCAATTTCTGATACCGGCACTGGTATTGATCCTGAAATCCAGGCACGGATATTCGAGCCGTTTTTTACCACCAAGGGGATGGGGCGGGGTACCGGACTGGGCCTTGCGTCGGCTTATGGCATTATCAAAAATCATGGCGGCGCCATTGATTTTGTCAGCCAACCGGGCAAAGGCACCACCTTTTATATTTATCTGCCCGCCTCGGATGGCGATGTGGAAACAGAGCCTGCGCTGTACGAAATTATTTCAAAGGGAACGGAAACACTGCTGCTCATTGACGATGAAGAGGTCATTTTGCAGGTGGGGCAGCCCATGCTTGAATCAATGGGATATAAAGTGATGTCCGCAACGGACGGTGAAACTGCGGTGGACATTTTTCGTCAGTTTTCTGAAAAGATTGACCTGGTGATTCTGGATGTAATTATGCCGGGTATGAGCGGCAGTGCGATTTTCGATGCGTGCAAAGAGATCGATCCGCAGGTCAAGGTCCTGCTTGCCAGTGGATACAGTCTCAGTGGGCAGGCTGAAGATATCCTGGCACGCGGCTGCGTGGGATTTATCCAGAAACCGTTTTCTTTAGAACAACTCAGTGTCAGATTGCGCGATATTTTTGACAATTAGAAGGTCTTTTGTGAAGCAGATACTCGATAATCGAGAGATAAAATCTGTTGGACTTTGGCGATCTCTCCTGATAGATTATTAAGAATACCTCAATAACGGTCATGGGCCGACCTGGTTTATCAGCAACCGGGCCCGGCCACAACAAAGCTTGAAAGATCTGAGTAACTTACCCAGATCTTTCTTATACAAATTAAGCAATCGTTTTCTTCTTTTTGCCGTAAACCTGCATCGGATAACATTAATCATATTAAGGAGGAAAAATGGGAAAATTGATCAAAGAATCAGAGGAAAAGGGGCGGCTTCACATTGATACGCCGATGCTGGGGGAATCCCTGGTGAGCAAGGAATTTTTAAAAACCACCGAGTCCGGAGAGTATTTCAGGATGCATCCGGATATCAATGTGTTGAAAATCGGCGGTCAAAGCATCATGGACCGGGGATCAAAAGCGATTTTTCCCATTGTTGACGAACTGATCAGCGTTAAAGAAGATTATAAGCTGCTGCTGATGACCGGCGGCGGGACAAGGGCAAGGCACGTGTACAATATTGGCGTGGATCTAGGTATGCCCACAGGGGTGTTGTCAAAGCTTGGGGATAAGGTCTCATCCCAGAATGCGGTGATGCTCTCCGTTCTATTAGCCAAACACGGCGGTGTTCGGATCGGCCACGGGGATCACCTTGAACAGTTGACCATGTTCTGCCGCCAGGGATACCTGCCCATCACCACCGGTATACCGCCCTATGGCTTTTTTGAACATCCGGCGCAATTCGGTTCCATTCCTCCCCACAGAACCGACTGTGGGGCTTTTCTGTTGGCTGAGAATATCGGAGCCAGGTCCCTGATCTATCTCAAGGACGAGACAGGGCTTTTTTCAAAGGATCCCAAAAAGGCAAAGAAAAAAGAGAAACTAAAATTTTATGATAAGATCTCCGTGGATGAGCTGATTGAGCTGGACCTGGATGATTTGATTATTGAGCGTCCAATTCTCAATATGCTTAAAAATGCCAAATGTTTGAAAGAGTTGCAGGTGATTGATGCGCTGCGCTATCCTGAAAAGATCAGAGAGGCGCTTGAGGGCAAGCATGTAGGAACGATTATTCATAAATGAAAAATGGATTGTGCCCGGGAGGTATCCGGGCACAATCCGTTGGTTCATTTTTTCCCATTCTGCTGGCCTGATTCATGTCTGGACAGGTAGACGATTTCTGCATTCGCCTCTTTTGCAATGAGTTCAAGCTCGTTTTTCCGAACATGTTTGGCGTAAATCTTTATTTCCTTGCTGCTTAACGCAACGACACGAAAGCGGGCTTTTTTTTCGCCCTTTTCAACTTTTCGTCTTTCTCTGACAAAAATTTTGGTCATGATTCCCTCCTGTATTGTTAAGGATAGATATGATATTAGTATCATATCTTTTAATGTAATATATATCCTTAAAGGATATATGTCAAGGAGTTGTATATGGCACATAAAAATATACCGGGGTCAGGCCGACAGGAACGCTATATCCAGGCCTCTATCCTTCTTGGGTTGATACCTGCCCCATCTTATGGATACGAACTGATTTCCACTATTCAGACCTTTGGTTTCATTGAGGGCACGGCACCTCCCGGAATGATTTACCGACATTTGCGGCAAATGGAAGATGACAATCTGCTCAGTTCACAATGGGACACCGAGCAGGCCGGGGCGGCCAAACGGATTTACACCATCACCGACGAGGGCAGGGAGGTCCTGGACTTGTGGATCCGGTTCATGCAGGACCGGGCAGATAAACTCAATGGGTTTATCAAAATGTACCAGGAGAAAACGGGGTAAGATCTATGTCGGGTGTTTTTTATAAACGGTCACGGACCGTCCTTGGTCTTTGACCGTGGTTCTGCCTACAACGAATATAAAAACATCTCTGTGGCTTACAGAGATATTCTTATAAAGTTACTCAGATCTTTTAAACTTTGTTGTGGGCTGAGTCTGGTTGTCGATAGGCCAGGTCAGCCCATGGCTGTTATTGGGTTGGAAAAGCTTGGATATGGCGGTAATGATTCATATCGTCATGTTGCATCTCTTACATTCCGGTTCTTCCATATGCTTCAGCAAGATCGTCCGCCCACGTTCCTCTCCAAACATCGGGGACGGTTTCCTCTACTTGGGTGATGCTTTCCCAGCTGATGCCGATTTCAGTGAAAATATCTTTCAGAATTTCTTCGGTGGGGGCCAGCCAGATGCAGAAGCGCATGCCGATTTTGTCGTTGTAGTAGGTTCTCACCCAGGTTGCTGCTTCAACGGTTGCCAGTTTGCGCCAGTTCTCCTTAATTACTTCCCAGTCAACATCGGGGGAGTTATGAACCATCATGTATTTTTTTGTTTTACTCATGGCTAATCTCCTTATGTTTAAGTTAACTTGGTGCACCTTTCAGCTATTGGCTGTCAGGTTAAACATATTTAATACAAATATCATACCGAAGATTCTCTCAATACTTTGTATTTATGTAACTATTTAATATGATATGTGAATATAAAAATATTTTTTTGGGGGAGTATGCCAATCTCACAAAGGATTGACAATTTACTATCCGCCACTTATGATAAAAATACGACTTAGTGGCGCTACAAGTTGCGCCACTTAACCACTCAACAATAAAAAATATCCAACTATGGAAACCATTCGACAGGCGATCGAGAAAAACGAACTGCTCAATCAGTTGCTGGAAGCTATCGGCGACGGTGTGTTCGTGCTGGATCTTACCGGAAAAATCGTGGCCTGGAATTCGGCCATGGAATCCATTACCGGATATTCATTCAACGAAATTAAAGGAAAAAGCTGCCGGACCCTCAAGTTCAGCTATTGTTTCGGACGAGGCTGTCCTTCCGGTTTGCATGACTGCAAGATACTTAAAACCGGGAAAACCACACCGACTGAATGCATGATCAACCACCGGGACGGGCATGCCCTTTCGGTGAGTAAAAAAGCCCGGGTCATTAGAAATAATCGCGGACACATTATAGGTGTGATTGAAACCGTTATTGATCTGACTGAGCTTAAAAACGCCCGGCTGAAGATGGAAGAAGCAACCCGCCGGTTAGGAGAGTTGAATCGGTTGGGCGGCATCATCGCTAAAAGTCAGGTCATGCAGAATGTATTTTCTTTCATAAAAGCGTCGGCCGCCGGCGAAACGACAATTTTTATCCAGGGCGAGAGCGGAACGGGAAAAGAACTTGTGGCCGGGGCCATTCATTCCATTGGCGAAAGAAGGGACAAGCCCATGATTACGGTTAACTGCAGTGCGTTGTCCGAGTCATTATTGGAAAGCGAGTTGTTCGGACATGTTAAAGGTGCGTTTACCGGCGCTAACCGGGATCGGATCGGGCGATTTGAACAGGCTGACCAGGGTACGATTTTTTTAGATGAAATCGGTGAAATTTCACCTTATATCCAGCTAAAACTGTTGCGTGTACTCCAGGAAAAAGAGATCGAACGCGTTGGGGAGTCTAAAAAACGCAAGGTGAATATCCGGATTATTACCGCCACAAATAAGGATTTGAAATCACTTGTTGATGAAGACCGTTTCAGGGAGGATCTCTATTATCGCCTCAAAGTGTTTCCCATCTTTTTGCCTCCCCTAAGAGATCGTAGAGAAGACATCCCGCTGCTGGTCAACCATTTTATCAAGCTGAATAACAAGATATCCGGGGGAACCGTTACCGGCATGGCAAAACCGGCTCTAAAGGTCTTTATGGAATATGACTGGCCCGGAAATATCCGTGAATTGGCCAACGCCATTGAACATGCATTTGTGCTCTGCGTCGGCCGCCAGATAGAACCTGAAGATCTCCCCGTTGAAATTATCGGACAAAATACTGTCTGTGCTGAACCATGCCAATCACAACCGGTTCCGGCCCCTTCTCGTAAAAAGCAGCGGCAGCCCCTGGAGCGGGACCGCTTACTGGCCCTTCTGCGTGACTCAGGATGGAATAAAGCTGAAGTTGCCAGGCAAACCGGTTTCAGCCGGGCCGCCATTTGGAAGTATATGAAAAAGTGGAATATTCCCATGAAGTGTGAAGACTAATTCTCAACTGATGGCTCATCGCTTGCGGTTTGTTTTGAGCGCTTTAAGGAGGGGGGTGGATTCATCTGTGGGGCTGAAAAAGGATTTAACGCCAGACAACATCCTGGGCTCTGAAAACCAGGTTTCTTTTTTCCCCGGGCTGAAGATTTAATGCTCCGGTCTGATTTTTTGACAATAAAAGGGTTAGTCTGAAAGTGTTTGCGTCAACGTCAACCTCAATGCGGCCGGTTTTGGGTTCCAGTGCCATTCGGGTGACCAGAACCGGGATCTGATTCTTTTCGTCGGATGGGGCTTCAACATCCTTGACGATATTGATTTTGTCTGCCGGTATCAGCGCCGTTTCCCCGGTTTTTGAAGGGAGAATGATATGCCGGTCGCTGGATACGGGCAAAATCCAATTGACTGTGCTGCCGATTTTTTCAGTCTGGTAGGGCGGCGGAAGTATAATCTCTGTGTGGGTAGAAAAAATCCGGCCCTTTTCCATGGAGACACGGATGTCACTAAAGGCATTGAGCCAGGCCAGATCGTGGCTGACTACGATCAGGGTACACCCCCATTTGTCCCGGGCCGCCAAAGAGGCCCGGCGAATGAGGCGGGCGCTTTGCCCGTCCACACTGGCAACCGGTTCGTCGAGCAGCAGAGCCCGGGGTTCAAGGATCAGTCTGGCCGCCAGGGCCACACGCTGGGCTTCGCCGCCGGATAACTGGTGCCAGGCCCTATTGTGGAATTCGTCAAAGTCGAGACCGACCGCAGCCATGGCGTTGGCTGCCCGCTGTCTTAGCTTTTGGGTCTCTTTTCGGATTTTAAGGCCGTAGGTAACATTATCCAGGACTGAGCGTTTGAGCAGATATGGGGTCTGGGTCATCAGTGTGACTCTGGATCTAACCCGGGCGGACATGGGGTGTTCCCTGCGACCGTTGAAATGGATTTCGCCCTGGCTGGGGGCCATGGCAAATGCTAAAAGTTTTAAAAGCGTGCTTTTTCCACTGCCGTTGGGCCCGGACAGGCCTAATATGCTGCCTGCCGGGATGCTGAATTCGTCAATATCAAGCACCTTTTTACTGCCGTAGTAGTGGCAGATGTGGCTAAGGGTGTATAAAGATGCCGGAGCGTTCATATCATTTTACCTTTTGCGCAGAAAAGAGAGGCTTAAGTTTACCGTGAATGCAATCATTATCAAAACGATTCCCAGCGCAATACCGTCGGCGAACATGCCTTTGTTGGTTTCCAGGGCAATGGCCGTGGTCATGGTCCGGGTGTGATATTTTATATTACCGCCCACAATCATGGAGATGCCCACCTCGGTAAGGACACGGCCGTATGCCGTGACTGCCGCGGCAAGAATACCAAACCGGACCTCCCACAGGCAGGTTAAAATGATATTTTTTTTCCCTGCACCCAGTGACACCAGGGTCAGCTTCAGGGCAGGGTCGATATTTTCAATGATGGACGCCGTGATGGCTGTCACCACAGGAAAAGCCAGGATCGTCTGGCCCACGGCAATACCGGTCAGGGTAAATAAAAGGCCCATCTCTCCCAAAGGGCCTTTGGAAGAGATGAACGCATAGACAATCAGTCCAACACACACTGTAGGCAGGGCCAAAAGCGTATCCAGGATCGTTCTTATGGGGCGTTTGAATCTAAAATCAAAATAACCCAGAACAAACCCGCAGGGCAGTCCGGTTAAAAGACTGACCAGCATGGAACCTGTCGATGCCTGGACCGTGGCTGAAACTGCCGACCAGGTGGAGATATCCCCACTGATCAGCAGTTCGATCGCCCTAAGAAACCCTTCTACGAGAAATGCCATTAATGTCCTTTACAACGCTGGGTGGCCGATGTCGGTTATTTGGCATTGGGGATAAACAGTTTTTTCCCCAGAAGCCGGAATTCGCCGATCTTCTTCTGGGCAGATTCCGAGGCCATCCAGTCGGAAAATTTTAAAGCCAGGTCATACTTGGCTCTAGGGCAGTTTTTAGGGTTCAGGGTCAACACCGAGTACTGGTTCAAGAGGATGTCATCCCCTTCCACCAGAACGGTTAAAGGGGCATTCCCGCCTTGCTGGTCCTGATATTTGATATAGGTGCCGCGATCGGTCATGGTGTAGCCGTTTCTTTCTTGGGTCACATTGATGGTGGCCAGCATACCCTGACCGGTTTGGACGTACCATTGTTCTTTGTCCGGCAATGCAATGCCTGCATTTTTCCAGAGCAGTTTCTCTTTTTTGTTGGTACCCGAATCATCTCCACGGCTCATGAAGAAGGCTTTCTTGGTCTTTATGGCTGACAGGGCCTGGGAAATCTTTTTGCCTTTTATACCGGCCGGATCTGATTTCGGACCGATGATTACAAAATCATTATACATGATTTCCCGCCGGTCTTTGCCGTAATTCGAAGCAATATATGCTTTTTCAGCCGGTGGCGCATGGACCAGCAGCACATCCACATCACAGTTCTGGCCAAGTTTAAGGGCTTTGCCTGTTCCTGTGGCCGTCCATTTCAGGGCGATTCCGGTCTCCTGTTCAAAAAAAGGAATCAGGTAATCAAGCAACCCTGTGTTGTCAGTGGAGGTGGTAGTGGCCATCATCAGTTCTGTTTTTTCGCCGGCCTGCACCGTAATGGCACAGGATAGAACCATGAGGACGGCAAATAATACGGATAAACATTTTTTGGATTTCATTTTTTTCTCCTTTGAAATTCAATATAAATGGTAATTAAGAGTTAAGAATTAGATTGTTTTATAGAAAACTAACTTAAAATAACAAAAAAATAGAATGGAATGATAGGG
This window of the uncultured Desulfobacter sp. genome carries:
- a CDS encoding ATP-binding cassette domain-containing protein; protein product: MNAPASLYTLSHICHYYGSKKVLDIDEFSIPAGSILGLSGPNGSGKSTLLKLLAFAMAPSQGEIHFNGRREHPMSARVRSRVTLMTQTPYLLKRSVLDNVTYGLKIRKETQKLRQRAANAMAAVGLDFDEFHNRAWHQLSGGEAQRVALAARLILEPRALLLDEPVASVDGQSARLIRRASLAARDKWGCTLIVVSHDLAWLNAFSDIRVSMEKGRIFSTHTEIILPPPYQTEKIGSTVNWILPVSSDRHIILPSKTGETALIPADKINIVKDVEAPSDEKNQIPVLVTRMALEPKTGRIEVDVDANTFRLTLLLSKNQTGALNLQPGEKRNLVFRAQDVVWR
- a CDS encoding PAS domain S-box protein; this encodes MKISIRWAMVLGCLGLIWGMQILITSSSYVSSQRMLAGHACDVMQNIADLTMTQSKNHLQLAQRAALLTKRLLASEVVGSRNQHYDVLERYFLDQLSLYAHFAGIYIGMPNGDFFYVNRSDSLTPDGFRTKIINHSNGVKRTRLVWRNSAGSMIKTAEDPSDTYDPRQRPWYQKSLAEREIIWTEPYIFFSSQKPGITVAGPIFKANGQLQSIVGVDIEIDDLSTFISQLRIGKHGRAFMLNNNGDVVAFPDISKIKQVESTEAHHFRMVKIDELDDELSRSAFHAIQWQRTEAGLLKLDHSQFAKFTHNGDVYNTMFTQFADSHWPWMIGVYIPENDYLGALKENRLLNIWITLAFSVIATLVGLQLFRSITRPLMGLEKEALAIKQHDLSANFNTRSIFKEINETAAAFLQMKDSLRTSEKKYRLIFENIQDIYFECTIEGQILEISPSVEGLMQRDRKDIIGINLTQFYKNADDYQRFLSKIFDEKSVSDWEVTLENEQGEIAYGSVSATLKRNEDGDAEKIIGSLRIITDRKKAELKLRRYQDQLEDLVAERTLDLQKSNEQLRNEIEARKEKEEALRRSEEKYRSIIENTNNGYYEVDLKGRLTFFNDSLAVILGYSIQELQGMDYSILLDAESSRTEPETYSDTYRSGVNGNLSRLTIFRKDGDERTVDVSTAPILDNNGEKIGYRGVVLDISERLNAEAEKKAFQERLHQVQRLEGIGTLAGGVAHDFNNLLMGIQGNISLMMLKTRPSEYHYKKLKSIESCVSSGTKLTQQLLGFARGGKYMAKSLDFNQVVMDTARMFGRTRKEIQIQENIEHGLWAIVADKNQIEQVLLNIYINAWQAMPNGGTVVIDAKNMVLDAVLSKALDIQPGRYVCVSISDTGTGIDPEIQARIFEPFFTTKGMGRGTGLGLASAYGIIKNHGGAIDFVSQPGKGTTFYIYLPASDGDVETEPALYEIISKGTETLLLIDDEEVILQVGQPMLESMGYKVMSATDGETAVDIFRQFSEKIDLVILDVIMPGMSGSAIFDACKEIDPQVKVLLASGYSLSGQAEDILARGCVGFIQKPFSLEQLSVRLRDIFDN
- a CDS encoding substrate-binding domain-containing protein, which produces MKSKKCLSVLFAVLMVLSCAITVQAGEKTELMMATTTSTDNTGLLDYLIPFFEQETGIALKWTATGTGKALKLGQNCDVDVLLVHAPPAEKAYIASNYGKDRREIMYNDFVIIGPKSDPAGIKGKKISQALSAIKTKKAFFMSRGDDSGTNKKEKLLWKNAGIALPDKEQWYVQTGQGMLATINVTQERNGYTMTDRGTYIKYQDQQGGNAPLTVLVEGDDILLNQYSVLTLNPKNCPRAKYDLALKFSDWMASESAQKKIGEFRLLGKKLFIPNAK
- a CDS encoding sigma 54-interacting transcriptional regulator, producing METIRQAIEKNELLNQLLEAIGDGVFVLDLTGKIVAWNSAMESITGYSFNEIKGKSCRTLKFSYCFGRGCPSGLHDCKILKTGKTTPTECMINHRDGHALSVSKKARVIRNNRGHIIGVIETVIDLTELKNARLKMEEATRRLGELNRLGGIIAKSQVMQNVFSFIKASAAGETTIFIQGESGTGKELVAGAIHSIGERRDKPMITVNCSALSESLLESELFGHVKGAFTGANRDRIGRFEQADQGTIFLDEIGEISPYIQLKLLRVLQEKEIERVGESKKRKVNIRIITATNKDLKSLVDEDRFREDLYYRLKVFPIFLPPLRDRREDIPLLVNHFIKLNNKISGGTVTGMAKPALKVFMEYDWPGNIRELANAIEHAFVLCVGRQIEPEDLPVEIIGQNTVCAEPCQSQPVPAPSRKKQRQPLERDRLLALLRDSGWNKAEVARQTGFSRAAIWKYMKKWNIPMKCED
- a CDS encoding uridine kinase — protein: MGKLIKESEEKGRLHIDTPMLGESLVSKEFLKTTESGEYFRMHPDINVLKIGGQSIMDRGSKAIFPIVDELISVKEDYKLLLMTGGGTRARHVYNIGVDLGMPTGVLSKLGDKVSSQNAVMLSVLLAKHGGVRIGHGDHLEQLTMFCRQGYLPITTGIPPYGFFEHPAQFGSIPPHRTDCGAFLLAENIGARSLIYLKDETGLFSKDPKKAKKKEKLKFYDKISVDELIELDLDDLIIERPILNMLKNAKCLKELQVIDALRYPEKIREALEGKHVGTIIHK
- a CDS encoding helix-turn-helix transcriptional regulator, which produces MAHKNIPGSGRQERYIQASILLGLIPAPSYGYELISTIQTFGFIEGTAPPGMIYRHLRQMEDDNLLSSQWDTEQAGAAKRIYTITDEGREVLDLWIRFMQDRADKLNGFIKMYQEKTG
- a CDS encoding DUF4242 domain-containing protein, which translates into the protein MSKTKKYMMVHNSPDVDWEVIKENWRKLATVEAATWVRTYYNDKIGMRFCIWLAPTEEILKDIFTEIGISWESITQVEETVPDVWRGTWADDLAEAYGRTGM
- a CDS encoding ABC transporter permease, with the translated sequence MAFLVEGFLRAIELLISGDISTWSAVSATVQASTGSMLVSLLTGLPCGFVLGYFDFRFKRPIRTILDTLLALPTVCVGLIVYAFISSKGPLGEMGLLFTLTGIAVGQTILAFPVVTAITASIIENIDPALKLTLVSLGAGKKNIILTCLWEVRFGILAAAVTAYGRVLTEVGISMIVGGNIKYHTRTMTTAIALETNKGMFADGIALGIVLIMIAFTVNLSLSFLRKR